One stretch of Armatimonadota bacterium DNA includes these proteins:
- a CDS encoding LysM peptidoglycan-binding domain-containing protein — translation MRMGWPKAVAAMAFLCLVLLGPSRVFAQGSSYTVQPGDTLTRIAARYGVSVRDLVEANGLEDPDVLRPGQVLRIPGRADEEAVQREEVYEVQPGDTLWRLARRYRTSPQQLAALNGIPVEGVLRVGQRLRVPASSTAGPRVRQVTSSRGTVLAVFARRFLGVPYRWGGTGAGGFDCSGFVYAMFQRFGIPLPRTSFEMFGVGRPVSLSELEPGDLVFFTTYRPGPSHVGIYLGGGSFIHASSAGGRVRVDSLQDGYYRARFVGARRPY, via the coding sequence ATGAGGATGGGCTGGCCGAAGGCCGTGGCCGCGATGGCCTTCCTGTGCTTGGTTCTCCTGGGTCCATCCCGGGTCTTCGCGCAAGGTTCCTCGTACACCGTGCAGCCGGGAGACACCCTCACCCGGATCGCGGCCCGCTACGGAGTCAGCGTGCGGGACCTGGTGGAGGCAAACGGGCTGGAAGATCCAGACGTCCTCCGGCCCGGGCAGGTGCTGCGGATCCCCGGGCGGGCCGATGAGGAAGCGGTCCAGCGGGAGGAGGTGTACGAGGTCCAGCCTGGGGACACCCTCTGGCGTCTTGCCCGCCGGTACAGAACAAGCCCCCAGCAGCTCGCGGCCCTGAACGGGATCCCGGTGGAGGGAGTCCTGCGGGTGGGGCAGCGGTTAAGGGTGCCCGCCTCTTCCACTGCCGGTCCCCGGGTCCGGCAGGTCACCTCTTCGCGGGGAACGGTGCTGGCGGTCTTCGCCCGACGGTTCCTGGGGGTGCCTTACCGATGGGGCGGCACGGGTGCCGGGGGGTTCGATTGCTCCGGATTCGTCTACGCCATGTTCCAGCGGTTCGGAATCCCACTTCCCCGCACCTCCTTCGAGATGTTCGGGGTAGGGCGCCCCGTCTCGCTCTCCGAGCTGGAGCCGGGGGATCTCGTTTTCTTCACCACGTACCGCCCCGGACCCTCCCACGTGGGGATCTACCTGGGCGGGGGCTCCTTCATCCACGCCTCCTCCGCGGGAGGGCGGGTTCGGGTTGACTCCCTGCAGGATGGCTACTACCGGGCGCGTTTCGTAGGCGCCCGCCGTCCCTACTGA
- a CDS encoding bifunctional nuclease family protein: MKVKGVAMDHQMNPVVLLTDAEERLALPIWVGPAEAQAIALQLQGITPPRPMTHDLLRNILQSMDVSVKRVVVTDVRDQTYYAEIHLVRDGRENAIDSRPSDAIALALRMNAPIFVDEKVAAHAIPLKKEEDQDQEMEEWRRFIENVKPSDFKRSLH; encoded by the coding sequence ATGAAGGTGAAGGGCGTCGCCATGGATCACCAGATGAACCCCGTGGTCCTGCTCACGGACGCGGAGGAGCGGCTGGCCCTCCCCATCTGGGTGGGTCCCGCGGAAGCCCAGGCCATCGCCCTGCAGCTGCAGGGGATCACCCCACCTCGCCCCATGACCCACGACCTCTTGCGCAACATCCTCCAGAGCATGGACGTCTCCGTGAAGCGGGTGGTGGTCACGGACGTCCGGGATCAGACCTACTACGCGGAGATCCACCTCGTGCGGGACGGGAGGGAGAACGCCATCGACTCCCGGCCCAGCGATGCCATCGCCCTCGCCCTGCGGATGAACGCCCCCATCTTCGTGGACGAGAAGGTCGCCGCCCACGCCATCCCCCTCAAGAAGGAGGAGGATCAGGACCAGGAGATGGAGGAGTGGCGGCGGTTCATCGAGAACGTTAAGCCCAGCGACTTCAAGCGCTCCCTCCACTAG
- a CDS encoding SpoVR family protein produces the protein MREYETVITRVEALARDLGLSFDPVVFRFTDSEEIAEVASMGLPNRFVHWYWGGAYKEIHAQQAKAVFSILELVLNTRPSYAFLRRTNTHLQNLCVIAHVYGHADFFANNHWFRKSNKDILNLAEQHARTFRSFEEKYGRETVERLLDACLTVATSVNAFERDPARRTRRVIYYLEARAPLQDYERYILEAVRQEAEYFDLIQRTHIINEGWATFVELELLRELVSARQWAEVSISICSRPATYMIGYTLFQHIRRTWGWQKALEVRRFYEDVRLIDEMLTQELVHRLDLFVYDPRDRTKNTEVGAVKEMLIQQKLYKGDPPIEVEDPTGPRDLTLVHAEEGKKLDPKRIALYLRSVYTLWRNPVRLRANGKVYTYDRRGLSTS, from the coding sequence ATGCGGGAGTACGAGACGGTCATCACGCGGGTGGAGGCGCTCGCCCGGGACCTGGGCCTGAGCTTCGATCCCGTGGTCTTCCGCTTCACGGACAGCGAGGAGATCGCGGAAGTGGCCAGCATGGGGCTTCCGAACCGGTTCGTGCACTGGTACTGGGGCGGAGCCTACAAGGAGATCCACGCCCAGCAAGCAAAGGCGGTGTTCAGCATCCTGGAGCTGGTGCTGAACACCCGTCCCTCCTATGCCTTCCTGCGCCGGACCAACACCCACCTGCAGAACCTCTGCGTCATCGCACACGTGTACGGACACGCGGACTTCTTCGCGAACAACCACTGGTTCCGCAAGTCCAACAAGGACATCCTCAACCTCGCGGAGCAGCACGCCCGGACCTTCCGGTCCTTCGAGGAGAAGTACGGACGGGAGACGGTGGAGCGGTTGCTGGACGCCTGCCTCACCGTGGCCACCAGCGTGAACGCCTTCGAGCGGGACCCCGCCCGGCGCACCCGCCGGGTCATCTACTACCTGGAGGCCCGGGCGCCCCTCCAGGACTACGAGCGGTACATCCTGGAGGCGGTCCGGCAGGAGGCGGAGTACTTCGATCTCATCCAGCGCACCCACATCATCAACGAGGGGTGGGCCACTTTCGTGGAACTGGAGCTGCTGAGGGAGCTGGTGAGCGCCCGGCAGTGGGCGGAGGTCAGCATCTCCATCTGCAGCCGGCCCGCCACCTACATGATTGGCTATACCCTCTTCCAGCACATCCGTCGGACCTGGGGATGGCAGAAGGCCCTGGAGGTCCGCCGATTCTACGAGGACGTGCGTCTGATCGACGAGATGCTCACCCAGGAGCTCGTGCACCGGCTGGACCTGTTCGTGTACGACCCCCGGGACCGCACGAAGAACACGGAGGTGGGGGCCGTCAAGGAGATGCTCATCCAGCAGAAACTCTACAAAGGGGACCCCCCCATCGAGGTGGAGGACCCCACGGGTCCCCGGGATCTCACCCTGGTGCACGCGGAGGAGGGGAAGAAACTGGACCCCAAGCGCATCGCCCTGTACCTCCGGTCCGTGTACACCCTCTGGCGGAACCCCGTCCGGCTGCGGGCCAACGGCAAGGTGTACACCTATGACCGGAGGGGGCTCTCGACATCGTAG
- a CDS encoding DUF444 family protein produces MRVHRARIAEHKHDQLLREYLKQNLHELIQQKELVIDGKVKTQITTLDLPTLRYGEEERFLAQGAGQGQGAGGQGGEEVYAVGGLLGGDHHGKELRVELDFEEFVRLAQEVLLEELQLPALHHVSRGGEVETEDLLELDDLDRWGLAADLNLEETMVTSLLRNIRERGVAEYDVDLRLDGWYFVEDPAADRNHRSLEIYVLDISGSMRGDYLALVRKMIFLLWYALERRYPTNLRRYVVFQDVAEEKTRDEFFSVESSGGTHISAGLEKAMELLEGVSEYDKYLFLFTDGETSSGDFELAKRRFEEALERFDVVSYGHVNPGGRGIGGFSEHVQELSRRRPNLSFVNLVDLDSIRQALREFIPYLNGEGGTARCGSTRRSSRGWRRSPGTWA; encoded by the coding sequence ATGCGCGTCCACCGGGCCCGGATCGCGGAGCACAAGCACGACCAGCTCCTGCGGGAGTACCTGAAGCAGAACCTCCACGAGCTCATCCAGCAGAAGGAACTGGTGATCGACGGGAAGGTGAAGACCCAGATCACCACCCTGGACCTCCCCACCCTCCGGTACGGGGAAGAGGAGCGGTTTCTGGCCCAGGGCGCGGGACAAGGACAGGGCGCGGGAGGGCAAGGGGGGGAGGAGGTGTACGCGGTCGGGGGGCTATTGGGGGGAGACCACCACGGCAAGGAGCTACGGGTCGAGCTGGACTTCGAGGAGTTCGTGCGCCTGGCCCAGGAAGTGCTCCTGGAGGAGCTGCAGCTGCCGGCCCTGCACCACGTGAGCCGGGGCGGGGAAGTGGAGACGGAGGACCTGCTCGAGCTGGACGACCTGGACCGGTGGGGGCTGGCCGCGGACCTCAACCTGGAGGAGACCATGGTCACGAGCCTCCTCCGGAACATCCGGGAGCGGGGAGTGGCAGAGTACGACGTGGACCTACGGCTGGACGGCTGGTACTTCGTGGAGGACCCGGCCGCGGATCGGAACCATCGCTCCCTGGAGATCTACGTGCTGGACATCTCCGGCTCCATGCGGGGAGATTACCTGGCCCTGGTCCGGAAGATGATCTTCCTCCTCTGGTACGCCCTGGAGCGCCGCTATCCCACCAACCTGCGCCGGTACGTGGTGTTCCAGGACGTGGCGGAGGAGAAGACCCGGGACGAGTTCTTTTCCGTCGAAAGCAGTGGTGGGACCCACATCAGCGCGGGGCTGGAGAAGGCCATGGAGCTCCTGGAGGGGGTGAGCGAGTACGACAAGTACCTGTTCCTGTTCACGGACGGAGAAACGAGCAGCGGGGACTTTGAGCTGGCCAAGCGGCGGTTCGAGGAGGCCCTGGAGCGGTTCGATGTGGTCAGCTACGGGCACGTGAATCCCGGGGGTCGGGGGATCGGGGGGTTCAGCGAGCATGTCCAGGAGTTGAGCCGGCGGCGACCCAACCTTTCCTTCGTGAACCTGGTGGACCTGGATTCCATCCGGCAGGCCCTGCGGGAGTTCATCCCCTACCTCAATGGGGAAGGGGGAACCGCGAGATGCGGGAGTACGAGACGGTCATCACGCGGGTGGAGGCGCTCGCCCGGGACCTGGGCCTGA
- a CDS encoding helix-turn-helix domain-containing protein gives MSDILHMAVEIVKTQAAQREMSAAEIAEYLQRTVHALQTALHGIGAPEKAAPAGEAAPQEGLETAPAAPRTLRVEEAAKYLGRTPMTVYKYIHQGKLPAQRVGRSFLIRLEDAQALKQELGRTGRRSPRRAAGARPRRRVASRAAAGRRRGTRKA, from the coding sequence TTGTCCGACATCCTCCACATGGCGGTAGAGATCGTGAAAACCCAGGCCGCCCAGCGGGAGATGAGCGCGGCGGAGATCGCGGAGTACCTCCAACGGACGGTGCATGCCCTGCAGACCGCCCTCCACGGCATCGGGGCGCCGGAGAAAGCCGCCCCGGCCGGGGAGGCGGCACCCCAAGAGGGCTTGGAGACGGCTCCGGCCGCGCCCCGGACCCTCCGGGTCGAGGAGGCCGCGAAGTACCTGGGCCGAACCCCCATGACGGTGTACAAATACATCCACCAGGGGAAGCTCCCCGCCCAGCGGGTCGGGCGTTCGTTTTTGATCCGCCTGGAGGATGCCCAGGCCCTCAAGCAGGAGCTGGGGCGTACCGGCCGCCGGAGCCCCCGTCGGGCTGCCGGGGCCCGGCCGAGGAGGCGGGTGGCTTCCAGGGCGGCGGCGGGCCGTCGCCGGGGGACCCGGAAGGCCTAG
- a CDS encoding chlorite dismutase family protein translates to MELARVHGFLFFQVPTGDRARHGGGRIREAFHMAAGRDGVVAVYAYSLLGFRADASLGVWIAASQVEAYRAAARCLLQADLPLRDALWGFVRPSPYTGRSGTTMRVPGPRKQYLVVYPFTKTHGWYQLPVEVRRAMMTEHARVGHAYEDIDQLLLYATGLADWEFVVAYETDDLERFSDLVVAMRGTAARPYTLRDTPIYTARYGGVDEVLEEVFGP, encoded by the coding sequence ATGGAGCTGGCGAGGGTCCACGGATTTCTGTTCTTTCAGGTTCCGACCGGGGACCGAGCGCGACACGGAGGCGGGCGGATACGGGAGGCCTTCCACATGGCCGCGGGGCGGGACGGCGTGGTGGCGGTTTACGCCTACAGCCTCTTGGGATTCCGGGCGGACGCGTCCCTCGGAGTGTGGATCGCGGCTTCGCAGGTGGAGGCGTATCGAGCCGCCGCCCGATGCCTCCTGCAGGCGGATCTCCCCTTACGGGATGCCCTGTGGGGCTTCGTCCGTCCCTCCCCGTACACGGGCCGCAGCGGCACCACCATGCGGGTTCCGGGGCCGCGCAAGCAATACCTCGTGGTCTATCCTTTCACGAAGACCCACGGGTGGTACCAGCTGCCCGTGGAGGTCCGGCGCGCCATGATGACGGAACACGCCCGGGTGGGACACGCGTACGAGGACATCGACCAGCTGTTGCTGTACGCTACCGGGCTTGCGGACTGGGAGTTCGTGGTGGCCTACGAGACGGACGACCTGGAACGGTTCAGCGATCTCGTGGTGGCCATGCGCGGCACCGCGGCTCGGCCGTACACCCTGAGGGACACTCCCATCTACACCGCCCGGTACGGCGGCGTGGACGAGGTGCTGGAAGAGGTGTTCGGCCCGTGA
- a CDS encoding pyridoxamine 5'-phosphate oxidase family protein has protein sequence MTDPLRVLLDLLEENRVMTLATAGPEGPWAAPVLYAWEGTARPLLYFMSRLQTRHARDILRTPQVAAAIHPPYTRPLRGVQLSGTAEPLRGVAAAHALELYLARFPSARGRFPAEAVLAERSEVRFFRLTPQRIFVLSEAHFGWGVRREVLLEPERVGERASG, from the coding sequence GTGACGGATCCCCTCCGGGTGCTCCTGGACCTGCTGGAGGAAAACCGGGTCATGACCCTGGCGACCGCGGGGCCCGAGGGGCCTTGGGCTGCCCCCGTCCTGTACGCCTGGGAGGGGACGGCCCGCCCCCTCCTCTATTTCATGTCACGGCTGCAGACCCGCCATGCCCGGGACATCCTCCGCACCCCACAGGTGGCCGCGGCCATCCACCCGCCGTACACCCGACCCCTGCGGGGCGTGCAGTTGAGCGGAACAGCGGAGCCGCTGCGGGGAGTCGCCGCCGCGCATGCCCTCGAGCTCTACCTCGCCCGGTTCCCCTCCGCCCGCGGGCGGTTTCCCGCGGAAGCGGTCCTCGCGGAGCGGTCCGAGGTCCGGTTCTTCCGGCTTACCCCTCAACGGATCTTCGTCCTGTCCGAAGCGCACTTCGGCTGGGGCGTGCGGCGGGAAGTCCTCCTCGAACCGGAACGCGTCGGGGAGCGGGCATCCGGGTAG
- the hemE gene encoding uroporphyrinogen decarboxylase — MRDRILRAARAEPVDTTPVWFMRQAGRYLPEYRALRRRYPMRELLRTPELAAEITLMPLRRLDVDAAILYSDLLVPLWGMGLDFHLAEGRGPVVRVEVERLAHLPELDPDRVRFTFEAIRLLRSALDRPLIGFAGAPFTVAAYLLEGQTSRDWPRTRAFLHRHPDVWHRLLDILARNLGLYLRAQVEAGAQLVQIFDSWVGVLSGEDFVAFVRPYLVAMLETVGAAVPRIYFSTGSSHLLGHLADLPAEVIGVDWRVRLQDAAVRSGKSVVQGNLDPALLLGEEARLLSRTDAILEEGRRLAGHIFNLGHGVPPEADPGRLAMLVHFVHERGRREGRHAAH, encoded by the coding sequence ATGAGGGACCGGATTCTCCGCGCCGCCCGAGCCGAGCCCGTGGACACCACGCCCGTGTGGTTCATGCGGCAGGCGGGCCGCTACCTCCCGGAGTACCGGGCCCTGCGGCGTCGGTACCCCATGCGGGAGCTCCTCCGAACCCCCGAGCTCGCCGCGGAGATCACCCTGATGCCCCTGCGTCGCCTGGACGTGGATGCCGCCATCCTCTACAGCGATCTCCTCGTGCCCCTGTGGGGCATGGGGCTGGACTTCCACCTCGCGGAGGGAAGGGGGCCCGTGGTGCGGGTGGAGGTGGAACGCCTGGCGCACCTCCCGGAGCTCGATCCGGACCGGGTCCGGTTTACCTTCGAAGCCATCCGCCTTCTGCGGAGCGCCCTGGACCGGCCCCTCATCGGATTCGCCGGGGCTCCCTTCACCGTGGCCGCCTACCTTTTAGAGGGACAGACGAGCCGTGACTGGCCCCGCACCCGCGCCTTCCTCCACCGGCATCCGGACGTGTGGCACCGGCTCCTGGACATCCTGGCCCGAAACCTCGGCCTGTACCTCCGGGCCCAGGTGGAGGCCGGAGCGCAGCTCGTGCAGATCTTCGACTCGTGGGTGGGGGTGCTCTCCGGGGAGGACTTCGTGGCTTTCGTCCGGCCGTATCTCGTGGCCATGCTGGAGACGGTGGGCGCCGCCGTTCCCCGCATCTACTTCTCCACGGGGAGTTCTCACCTCCTCGGGCACCTCGCGGATCTCCCCGCGGAGGTGATCGGGGTGGACTGGCGGGTGCGCCTTCAGGACGCCGCGGTCCGGTCCGGGAAGTCCGTGGTGCAGGGAAACCTCGACCCCGCCCTCCTCCTGGGAGAGGAGGCGCGCCTCCTGTCCCGCACAGATGCCATTCTTGAAGAGGGAAGGCGCCTCGCGGGGCACATCTTTAACCTGGGACACGGGGTCCCGCCGGAGGCGGATCCCGGTCGGCTCGCGATGCTGGTGCACTTCGTGCACGAACGCGGTAGGAGGGAGGGAAGGCATGCGGCCCACTGA
- the hemH gene encoding ferrochelatase: MRPTEPVGVLLMAYGTPRSLEEVEAYFTHIRRGRRPSDEELEDLRERYRRIGGTSPLRAVTEAQAASLQAVLDRRAAGRFRVYLAMKHADPFIPDVTRRMLRDGVREMVALVLAPHESRMILDEYLEYAAPVLAEFPQVRLHPVRTWHLNPGYLAALEGRIRKALGELADPVAVVFTAHSLPERILEWGDPYPHRLRETCEALAVRLGLPRWRFAYQSAGHGPIPWLGPDILEVLPEVRAEGASAVLVVPIGFVADNLEILYDLDIEAAEHARELGLTFRRTESLNADGTLIEGLADEVERAVGMRA; encoded by the coding sequence ATGCGGCCCACTGAACCCGTGGGAGTGCTGCTCATGGCGTACGGGACGCCGCGCAGCCTGGAGGAGGTGGAGGCGTACTTCACGCACATCCGCAGGGGAAGACGGCCCTCGGACGAGGAGCTGGAGGACCTCCGGGAGCGGTACCGCAGGATCGGTGGCACCTCGCCCCTGCGGGCCGTCACGGAGGCCCAGGCCGCCTCCTTACAGGCCGTCCTGGACCGCCGGGCGGCCGGGAGGTTCCGGGTGTACCTGGCCATGAAACACGCCGACCCCTTTATCCCGGACGTGACGCGCCGCATGCTCCGGGACGGCGTGCGGGAGATGGTGGCGCTCGTGCTGGCGCCGCATGAGTCCCGCATGATCCTCGACGAGTACCTGGAGTATGCGGCCCCCGTCCTCGCGGAGTTCCCGCAGGTCCGCCTGCACCCCGTGCGCACCTGGCATCTCAACCCCGGCTACCTCGCGGCCCTGGAGGGGCGCATCCGGAAGGCCCTCGGGGAACTCGCGGACCCTGTCGCGGTGGTCTTCACCGCCCACAGCCTGCCCGAGCGCATCCTGGAGTGGGGTGACCCATACCCGCACCGGCTGCGGGAGACCTGTGAGGCTCTGGCCGTCCGCCTGGGGCTCCCGCGGTGGCGGTTCGCGTACCAGAGCGCGGGTCACGGACCGATCCCGTGGCTGGGCCCGGACATCCTGGAGGTCCTGCCGGAGGTCCGGGCGGAGGGGGCCAGCGCGGTGCTGGTGGTCCCCATCGGGTTCGTGGCGGACAACCTGGAGATCCTGTATGATCTGGACATCGAGGCCGCGGAGCACGCCCGAGAGTTGGGCCTTACCTTCCGACGCACGGAGTCCCTCAACGCGGACGGAACCCTCATCGAGGGACTCGCGGACGAGGTGGAACGGGCCGTGGGGATGCGCGCGTAG
- a CDS encoding ring-cleaving dioxygenase, whose protein sequence is MRPVLGLHHITCISGPAQENVDFYAGVLGMRLVKRSVNQDDPGTYHLFYADAEGRPGTDLTFFPWAHMPPGRLGTGLAVEVALAVPQGSLRYWEERLDRYGVRVEPREVRFGEAVLPFADPHGLRLALVEVEERPFTPWGRSPVPPEHQIRGLHAARVWVQRLRPTVQFLTDVLGFVPLGEEGGWHRYGVAGGGSGAFLEIQERPWEGRGRWGVGTVHHLAWRVEDEDHQQEVRRRVLLVGLRPTPVIDRFWFRSVYFSEPGGVLFELATDGPGFAVDEDPDHLGERLVLPPWLEPHRAEIEAVLPRLAYPPVSEPAKAP, encoded by the coding sequence ATGCGACCGGTGTTGGGCCTGCACCACATCACCTGCATTTCCGGCCCCGCGCAGGAGAACGTGGACTTCTACGCGGGGGTGCTGGGGATGCGGCTCGTGAAGCGCAGCGTGAACCAGGACGATCCTGGGACCTACCACCTCTTCTACGCGGACGCGGAGGGCCGCCCGGGGACGGACCTCACCTTCTTCCCGTGGGCCCACATGCCACCGGGAAGGCTCGGAACCGGGCTTGCGGTGGAGGTGGCCCTCGCGGTCCCCCAGGGGAGCCTCCGGTACTGGGAGGAACGGCTGGATCGGTACGGGGTCAGAGTCGAACCCCGCGAGGTCCGGTTCGGGGAGGCGGTGCTGCCCTTTGCGGACCCGCACGGGCTGCGGCTCGCGCTCGTGGAGGTGGAGGAGCGTCCTTTCACGCCCTGGGGGAGAAGCCCGGTGCCGCCCGAGCACCAGATCCGGGGATTGCACGCGGCCCGGGTGTGGGTTCAGCGGCTCCGGCCGACCGTCCAGTTCCTCACGGACGTCCTGGGCTTTGTGCCCCTCGGGGAGGAGGGGGGCTGGCACCGGTACGGGGTGGCGGGCGGCGGCTCCGGTGCCTTCCTGGAGATCCAGGAACGGCCTTGGGAGGGTCGCGGGCGGTGGGGCGTGGGCACGGTGCACCACCTCGCCTGGCGGGTGGAGGACGAGGACCATCAGCAGGAGGTGCGTCGGAGGGTGCTCCTGGTGGGACTCCGGCCCACCCCCGTGATTGACCGGTTCTGGTTCCGATCCGTGTACTTCTCCGAGCCCGGAGGGGTGCTGTTCGAGCTCGCCACGGACGGCCCCGGGTTCGCGGTGGACGAGGATCCGGACCATCTGGGCGAGCGGCTCGTCCTCCCGCCCTGGCTCGAGCCTCACCGGGCGGAGATCGAAGCGGTGCTGCCGAGACTGGCCTACCCGCCCGTGTCGGAGCCCGCAAAGGCGCCGTGA
- a CDS encoding metallopeptidase family protein → MTRKRFERLVEEALRTLPPEFRGALENVHVVVEDEPTPDQLTSVGLRPGDWLFGLYEGTPLPERGLEPPLLPDRITVFMRPLLEACASEEELREEIRRTVLHELAHYFGLDEDRLEELGYG, encoded by the coding sequence GTGACCCGGAAGCGCTTCGAGCGCCTGGTGGAGGAAGCCCTGCGTACCCTCCCGCCCGAGTTCCGGGGGGCCCTGGAGAACGTGCACGTGGTGGTGGAGGACGAACCCACGCCCGATCAGCTAACCTCCGTGGGACTCCGGCCCGGGGATTGGCTGTTCGGTCTGTACGAGGGGACCCCGCTCCCCGAGCGGGGGCTGGAGCCGCCGTTGCTGCCGGACCGCATCACGGTGTTCATGCGGCCGCTGTTGGAGGCCTGCGCGTCTGAGGAGGAGCTGCGGGAGGAGATTCGGCGCACGGTGCTCCACGAGCTCGCCCACTACTTCGGGCTCGACGAGGACCGGCTGGAGGAGCTGGGGTACGGGTAG
- a CDS encoding homocysteine S-methyltransferase family protein — translation MRFLERLKQGPPILADGAMGTMLLAAGLPAGRPGEAWVLERPQAIAAVHRAYLDAGAELILTCTFGGNRARLHRLGLQDRVEEVNRRAVEIVRAVTGGRDVWVAGDMGPLGELLAPFGKRTYAEAVDLFAEQAGALASAGVDLLYVETLSDLREAQAAVEGARRAAPHLPLVVTFSFDTHGRTNMGVRPEAVAQAARQWQLAAVGANCGATLEMTEEALRRMRETDPDLALVAKPNAGLPRFTETGPVYDAGPLQLAEFGRRAIGLGVRVLGGCCGTTPDHIRALARAVRGGVKPAGPPPPAR, via the coding sequence ATGAGGTTCCTCGAGCGCCTCAAGCAAGGACCGCCCATCCTCGCGGACGGGGCCATGGGGACCATGCTTCTCGCCGCGGGCCTCCCGGCCGGGAGGCCCGGAGAGGCCTGGGTCCTGGAACGACCGCAGGCCATCGCCGCGGTGCACCGGGCCTACTTGGACGCGGGCGCGGAACTGATCCTCACGTGCACCTTTGGGGGAAACCGGGCCCGGCTGCACCGTCTGGGCCTGCAAGACCGGGTGGAGGAGGTCAACCGGAGGGCCGTGGAGATCGTCCGGGCCGTCACGGGAGGACGGGATGTGTGGGTGGCCGGGGACATGGGCCCCTTGGGAGAGCTCCTGGCCCCCTTCGGGAAGCGCACGTACGCGGAGGCCGTGGACCTGTTTGCGGAGCAGGCCGGGGCCCTCGCGTCGGCGGGGGTGGATCTCCTCTACGTGGAGACCCTCTCGGACCTGCGGGAGGCTCAAGCGGCGGTAGAGGGCGCGCGGCGGGCCGCCCCGCACCTCCCCCTGGTGGTGACGTTCTCCTTCGACACGCACGGCCGGACGAACATGGGCGTCCGGCCCGAGGCGGTGGCCCAGGCCGCCCGGCAGTGGCAGCTGGCCGCGGTGGGTGCCAACTGCGGGGCCACCCTGGAGATGACGGAGGAAGCCCTCCGGCGGATGCGGGAGACGGATCCGGATCTGGCCCTCGTGGCCAAGCCCAACGCGGGGCTGCCCCGGTTCACGGAGACCGGCCCCGTCTACGACGCCGGCCCTCTGCAGCTCGCGGAGTTCGGCCGCCGGGCCATCGGCCTCGGGGTGCGGGTCCTCGGCGGCTGCTGCGGCACCACGCCCGACCACATCCGGGCCCTGGCCCGAGCGGTACGCGGGGGCGTTAAGCCCGCTGGGCCACCACCTCCCGCACGGTGA